The following are from one region of the Oscillospiraceae bacterium genome:
- a CDS encoding histidine phosphatase family protein — MVANTTVYFIRHCMSDISVNDPMQRPLTESGWIDRIFVSRFLGDKHISAVYSSPYKRAIDTVSDFADKAKLKIQTVDDFRERKSDSDWDKKNDLIDFIQRQWANFDYTLSDGETLRTVQNRNIRALSEILEKHAGQNIAIGTHGTALAVIINYYDKSYGYEDFIKMLPVCPFAVKMVFNGKRCIDIAQIDIMKTVI; from the coding sequence ATGGTAGCAAATACAACCGTTTATTTCATCAGGCATTGTATGTCCGATATCTCAGTAAATGATCCAATGCAAAGACCTCTGACCGAAAGCGGATGGATTGACAGAATCTTCGTTTCCAGATTTTTAGGGGACAAGCACATCAGTGCGGTTTATTCAAGCCCGTATAAGCGGGCAATTGATACTGTTTCGGATTTCGCGGATAAAGCCAAACTGAAAATTCAGACAGTTGACGATTTCAGAGAGCGAAAAAGTGACAGTGACTGGGACAAGAAAAATGATCTTATCGATTTCATTCAACGTCAATGGGCTAATTTCGATTATACGCTTTCAGACGGTGAAACACTTCGTACTGTTCAAAACCGAAATATCAGAGCTTTATCGGAGATTTTAGAAAAACATGCCGGTCAGAATATCGCCATAGGCACCCACGGAACCGCGCTCGCTGTTATCATCAATTATTATGACAAAAGCTACGGTTATGAGGATTTTATAAAAATGCTGCCGGTCTGCCCGTTTGCGGTCAAAATGGTCTTTAACGGCAAACGGTGCATCGACATAGCGCAAATCGATATTATGAAAACTGTGATCTGA
- a CDS encoding ParB/Srx family N-terminal domain-containing protein codes for MTTDLSQPLILVQLYAGKEKLIDGNHRLYKAKQLGIKTLSAYYLTPEQHQKYIITFERELYNKIVAEF; via the coding sequence ATGACAACCGATTTGTCGCAGCCGCTGATTTTAGTGCAACTGTATGCCGGAAAAGAAAAGTTGATTGACGGAAATCACCGACTTTATAAAGCAAAGCAACTCGGCATCAAAACGCTCTCAGCTTATTACCTGACACCGGAGCAGCATCAAAAATATATCATTACTTTTGAGCGGGAACTATATAATAAAATCGTTGCAGAATTTTAA
- a CDS encoding pyruvate formate lyase family protein gives MCDYDREKIEKLRLPAIDPYISYEDIYINFYRRFAENNSLMHFEKRYGDAYLYAFSNAAPSIDDGELIVGKSNRKLTPEEQTEWDLLKKYTVPMIALQRGQDSHMTVDYELLLGKGISGVTEIVRNKRAAFDLSKAEDIKKDLFYETCEQCLKTVVVFSNRYADEAEKQAENCKDEKRRKELIKIARICRKVPEYPAETFYEAVQSVHFLTYCLSANPLRLHIQQFQLGRPDRYLWRFFENDLKAGVITPYEAQTLLDCLAIQINRRVVHGLSSGYMVGGRDENGKVVSNELTKMGMRVIEQCRLVYPSVGLCCCTDTPKEDIELTYDILKQGFSHPAIFNDEVITKGLREYGLPAKEACSYIHSTCVEITPIASSNVWVASPYTNLVQKLLDVLDREYDSMEALMETYFDHLRESINANFETELSCRVAREKSGFIPLLSCFINDCLDRGLDIDRGGARYNWIMPTFVGMANIADSLYAIQKMIFENKEYTFAKLKQMLDSNFEGCEPQRLQLLNCVEKYGNDCDAVDRYSGIISGFINTECRKYTPCYSNARLIPSLFCWIMHDRFGRETGASPDGRPAFFPLSDGSGPAQGRECKGPTASVLSSTKWDHTPFIGGIAVNLKFNKTMFDDESKQKLTALVETYLSRGGFELQINVTDKKTLQKARENPELYQDLVVRIGGYSDYFVKLPPTMQEEVMLRTEHEI, from the coding sequence ATGTGCGATTACGACCGCGAGAAAATTGAAAAGCTGCGCCTGCCGGCGATTGATCCGTATATCAGTTACGAGGATATTTATATCAACTTTTACCGCAGATTTGCCGAGAATAATTCGTTGATGCATTTTGAAAAACGGTATGGAGATGCGTACTTATACGCGTTTTCCAACGCGGCACCGTCGATTGACGACGGCGAGCTGATTGTAGGAAAAAGCAACCGAAAACTCACACCTGAAGAGCAGACCGAGTGGGATTTGTTGAAAAAGTATACCGTTCCGATGATTGCATTGCAGCGGGGGCAGGATTCGCACATGACCGTCGATTATGAATTGCTTCTCGGTAAAGGGATTTCCGGAGTAACGGAAATTGTTCGAAATAAGCGGGCGGCGTTTGACCTTTCAAAAGCAGAAGATATTAAAAAGGATCTGTTTTACGAGACGTGCGAGCAATGTCTGAAAACTGTGGTGGTGTTTTCGAACCGGTATGCGGATGAAGCGGAGAAGCAAGCCGAAAATTGTAAAGATGAAAAACGCCGTAAAGAGCTTATAAAGATTGCACGGATTTGCCGAAAAGTACCCGAATATCCTGCCGAGACGTTTTATGAGGCCGTGCAGTCGGTGCACTTTTTGACCTACTGTCTGTCGGCAAATCCGCTGCGCTTACATATCCAGCAATTTCAACTCGGACGGCCTGACCGCTATTTATGGCGGTTTTTTGAAAATGACCTGAAAGCCGGAGTAATTACGCCGTATGAAGCGCAGACCCTGTTGGATTGCCTTGCGATTCAGATCAACCGCCGTGTTGTCCACGGACTCTCGAGCGGTTACATGGTCGGAGGACGGGATGAAAACGGCAAGGTAGTCTCGAACGAGCTGACTAAAATGGGCATGCGCGTGATCGAGCAATGCCGATTGGTTTACCCATCGGTCGGGTTGTGCTGCTGCACCGATACTCCGAAAGAAGACATCGAATTGACTTACGATATTTTAAAACAGGGCTTTTCGCACCCGGCGATTTTTAACGACGAAGTGATTACGAAAGGACTGCGTGAGTATGGGCTTCCCGCCAAGGAGGCGTGTTCGTATATTCACAGCACCTGCGTCGAGATCACGCCAATTGCTTCGTCGAACGTGTGGGTGGCGAGTCCTTATACCAATTTAGTGCAAAAGCTGCTGGATGTGCTCGACCGGGAATATGATTCCATGGAAGCGCTGATGGAAACGTATTTTGACCATCTGAGAGAGTCGATCAATGCAAATTTCGAAACGGAGTTGAGCTGCCGGGTGGCACGGGAGAAAAGCGGGTTTATCCCCCTGCTTTCCTGTTTTATCAACGACTGCCTTGACAGAGGCCTTGATATCGACCGGGGAGGCGCGCGCTACAACTGGATTATGCCGACTTTTGTCGGGATGGCAAATATTGCGGATTCGCTGTATGCCATTCAAAAAATGATTTTTGAGAACAAGGAATACACCTTTGCGAAGTTGAAACAGATGCTGGACAGCAATTTTGAGGGCTGTGAACCTCAGCGTTTGCAGTTATTGAACTGCGTTGAAAAATACGGCAACGACTGCGATGCTGTGGACAGATATTCCGGAATCATTTCAGGCTTCATCAACACGGAATGTCGGAAATATACCCCCTGCTATTCCAACGCGCGGCTGATTCCGAGTTTGTTTTGTTGGATTATGCACGACCGTTTCGGGCGTGAAACCGGCGCATCTCCCGACGGCAGGCCGGCGTTTTTCCCGCTTTCCGACGGCTCCGGGCCTGCACAAGGACGCGAATGTAAGGGCCCGACTGCTTCGGTGCTTTCGAGTACCAAATGGGATCACACGCCTTTTATCGGCGGGATTGCGGTCAACCTGAAATTCAATAAGACGATGTTCGATGACGAGTCCAAACAAAAGCTGACGGCGCTTGTCGAGACCTATTTATCGCGCGGCGGATTTGAGCTTCAGATCAATGTGACCGACAAAAAGACACTCCAAAAAGCCCGGGAAAACCCGGAACTCTATCAAGATCTTGTCGTGCGCATCGGCGGATACAGCGACTATTTTGTTAAGCTCCCGCCGACCATGCAGGAAGAAGTTATGCTGCGAACCGAGCACGAGATTTAA
- a CDS encoding GNAT family N-acetyltransferase, whose product MLDKSLPKISVLMVKPDVHTYPHFELPEGFTFSGYRLGMEEDWARIQYGVFQMDTLEQARAVFARDFLSCPELLKKQCLFAIATDGKAAATASLWPGKDFGETHWRIHRVACLPEYQGYGLMKALLSKLLDIYNEINNDGFLYLTTKTHSYKAINIYKKMGFEPYLGEKPEGWPVENYEVANPTAWKMIDERIKAYQSGEKVFSIRDATEADARAFAYIICESWKAAYVDIISPEEMAARADIEKRTVKFQSILSERKGQYYLAFNGETPCGLCTSRSSRDADLPDFGEVVSLYTLKEYWSTGVGKMLMDTALAELKRLGYKKVLLWAFEQNARARRFYEKYGFVFDCTYKDSDFADKEATREVRYRIDLT is encoded by the coding sequence ATGCTCGATAAGTCACTGCCGAAAATCAGCGTGCTGATGGTCAAACCGGATGTACATACCTATCCGCATTTTGAGCTGCCGGAGGGGTTTACTTTTTCCGGCTATCGTCTGGGTATGGAGGAGGATTGGGCGCGGATTCAATACGGGGTTTTTCAGATGGACACCCTCGAACAGGCCCGCGCGGTCTTTGCACGTGATTTTTTATCTTGCCCGGAGTTGTTGAAAAAACAATGTTTATTTGCGATTGCAACCGACGGCAAAGCAGCGGCGACGGCTTCACTTTGGCCCGGAAAGGATTTCGGGGAGACCCATTGGCGGATTCACCGGGTCGCTTGTCTGCCTGAATATCAGGGATATGGGTTGATGAAGGCACTGCTCAGCAAGCTTCTTGACATCTACAACGAGATTAATAACGACGGATTTTTATATCTGACGACCAAGACGCACAGCTACAAGGCAATTAACATTTATAAAAAGATGGGTTTTGAGCCGTATTTAGGTGAAAAACCCGAGGGCTGGCCGGTTGAGAATTACGAAGTTGCGAATCCGACAGCATGGAAAATGATTGACGAGCGCATTAAAGCGTACCAATCGGGTGAAAAGGTGTTCAGCATCCGTGACGCTACGGAGGCCGATGCGCGGGCTTTTGCATATATTATCTGTGAGTCGTGGAAAGCGGCTTATGTCGATATCATCTCACCCGAGGAAATGGCGGCAAGGGCCGATATCGAAAAACGCACCGTTAAGTTTCAATCAATTCTTTCTGAACGGAAAGGACAGTATTACCTCGCGTTTAACGGCGAGACACCCTGTGGTTTATGTACATCCAGATCCAGTCGTGATGCAGATTTGCCGGATTTCGGAGAGGTGGTTTCGCTTTATACGCTGAAGGAATATTGGAGTACCGGCGTCGGTAAGATGTTGATGGATACGGCGTTGGCGGAGTTGAAACGACTCGGTTATAAAAAGGTGCTTTTGTGGGCGTTTGAACAAAATGCCCGCGCGCGGCGATTTTATGAAAAGTACGGATTTGTCTTCGACTGCACTTATAAAGACAGTGATTTTGCTGATAAAGAGGCAACGCGCGAGGTGCGGTATCGGATTGACCTTACCTGA
- a CDS encoding serine hydrolase has protein sequence MFEKFEKILKQADANVIRYCLYNNGEITSHERVKSYSCSNCYSISKNFTATAIGLAFDRGLLTLDDPVIDLFKDELPDEYDNNLKHVKIRYLLTQTMGLEKGCLFEDDRYTHSTDDFVKVALSRPLPNTPGEKFVYSNSTFYLLSCIVEKLSGLPLDLFLRKHLLSKLGITTFAWERCPKGHVMGATGFYLSTADLLKLGILYCNNGVWDGEQLLSEKWVNLATTRRPEYEGLPTALSFWFIDGGFEGNGAYGQSLVVYPDCKLVFAAHSYDSKNNIGKLAQVFLKDI, from the coding sequence ATGTTTGAAAAATTTGAAAAGATCTTAAAGCAAGCGGACGCGAACGTAATCCGTTATTGTCTTTACAATAACGGTGAAATCACCTCGCACGAGCGTGTGAAGTCCTATTCATGTTCCAACTGCTATTCCATCTCTAAAAACTTCACCGCAACGGCGATTGGCTTGGCTTTCGACAGAGGACTCTTGACGCTTGACGATCCTGTTATCGATCTTTTCAAAGACGAGCTGCCCGATGAATACGATAATAACCTGAAGCACGTAAAAATCCGCTACCTGCTGACGCAAACCATGGGCCTTGAAAAGGGCTGCCTGTTCGAAGATGACCGCTACACTCACAGCACCGATGATTTTGTCAAAGTCGCGCTTTCCCGGCCCTTGCCAAACACCCCAGGCGAAAAATTTGTCTACAGCAATTCAACGTTCTATTTACTCTCCTGCATTGTGGAAAAGCTCTCCGGACTGCCGCTTGATTTGTTTTTACGCAAACATTTATTATCCAAACTCGGAATCACCACATTCGCCTGGGAGCGCTGTCCCAAAGGCCACGTGATGGGCGCAACCGGTTTTTATCTCTCGACTGCCGACCTTTTAAAACTCGGAATCCTCTATTGCAACAACGGCGTATGGGATGGTGAACAGCTGCTGAGTGAGAAATGGGTCAACCTCGCCACGACAAGACGACCGGAATACGAGGGCCTTCCGACTGCGCTCAGTTTTTGGTTCATTGACGGCGGCTTCGAAGGCAACGGCGCCTATGGCCAGTCGCTGGTGGTCTATCCCGACTGCAAACTCGTCTTCGCGGCGCACTCATATGACTCCAAAAACAACATCGGAAAACTTGCTCAGGTATTTCTAAAAGATATTTAG